From Pseudomonas sp. stari2:
GCTGGTCTTGCGCCAGTCGATCCAATAGAAACCTTCAGGTGTGCGTTTATCGCCTTCAATCAGTTTCGGGCCTTTCTTCGCGCCCTTGCCCAGGGAAATGCGATAGCTCTTGAGCGGTTTGCCGTCGGCGATCAGCTGCAGTTGATGAGCCGATTTGAGCACCAGTATTTTTTCGATGAGCGGGGTGTTCGAAGGCGTCACGGTGGTCACGAACGACGCTTGGGAGACGGTGACGAACGACAGGCAAAACAGGGCAAGCAACCAGCGCATTGAAACGATTCCCCAGAAGGTGATGCAGATAATTTATTTATAGATCTTATGCAGGCGCTGTCGCGGGCTGCGCACGCGGGTTATCGGCCGGCTGGCGCTGAAATCAAGTGATGGTCGGTTGAGCGAGCGGCGGGATTGATTCCGAGCGAACCGGGTAAGTCTCGGCGCGGCGGTCAGCGAAGAAGCATTCTAAGGTACGGCCCACTGTGCGGAAAGCCAGCTCGTCCCATGGAATCTGCGCTTCGTCGAACAGTTGCACTTCGAGGCTTTCGGGACCGGCGGAAAAGTCCAGGTCTGCGAGCTCGGCGCGAAAGAACACATGCACCTGACTGATGTGCGGCACGTCGATCAGGGTGTAGATGCTCAGGTTGCGCACCCGGGCGCAGGCTTCTTCGGCGGTTTCGCGGATGGCGGCCTGCTCGATGGTCTCGCCGTTCTCCATGAACCCGGCGGGCAGCGTCCAGTAACCGAGGCGTGGTTCGATGGCACGACGGCAGAGCAGGACTTTGCTGCCCCAGGTCGCCACACAGCCGGCCACGATATTGGGGTTCTGGTAGTGAATGGTCTGACAGCTGTCGCAGACAAATCGCAGCCGCGAGTCGCCTTCGGGAATACGCTGGTTCACCGGGTTGCCGCACTGGCTGCAAAATTTCATGCTGGAGTTCCTGAATGCTGCGCCTATCTTGGCGTGCAGCGGTGTCAGTCGGCAAGTTGTCGTTTCGCGACATGTCCCTTGTTCGGGGCTTGGGCGGTCGCATTGATTGGTGCATGATGCAGGACAAGGCACAGATCGAGAACACTTATGCTGGACGAGCTACTGCACCGGGTAAGCAATCACACGCCGCGCACGCTGGAGACCGACACGCGTTTCCCCGAGGCCGCTGTCCTGGTGCCGATTACTCGCAGTGACGAGCCCGAACTTGTTCTCACCCTGCGCGCCAGCGGGCTCTCGACTCACGGCGGCGAAGTCGCCTTCCCCGGTGGACGACGGGATCCGGAAGACCCGGACCTGACTTTCACCGCCCTGCGTGAAGCCGAAGAGGAAATCGGCCTGCCGCCAGGCCTGGTCGAAGTGATCGGCCCGCTCAGCCCATTGATCTCCCTGCATGGCATCAAAGTCACGCCCTATGTCGGGGTGATTCCCGACTTCGTCGAATATCAGGCCAACGATGCCGAGATCGCTGCGGTGTTCAGTGTGCCGCTTGAGTTTTTCCGCAAGGATCCGCGCGAACACACCCACCGCATCGACTATCAGGGTCGCAGTTGGTACGTGCCGAGCTATCGATACGGCGAATACAAGATCTGGGGGCTGACGGCGATCATGATCGTCGAGTTGATCAACCTGCTCTATGACGCCAAAATCAGCCTGCATCAGCCGCCGAAAAGCTTTATCAACACCTGAAGCCATCGTTCGAATAGCCAGCCATCGTGAGCCCTGAGGAAAACAAGATGAAATACCGCCTGGGCGACGCCCGTGTCGAAACCCATCCGCAGAGTTGGGTCGCCCCCAACGCCGTGCTGGTGGGCAAGGTCAGACTGGAAGAAGGCGCCAACGTCTGGTTCAACGCCGTACTGCGCGGCGACAATGAACTGATCCTGATCGGCAAGAACAGCAATGTGCAGGACGGCACGGTGATGCACACCGACATGGGCTACCCGCTGACCATCGGCACCGGCGTGACCATCGGCCACAACGCCATGCTTCACGGCTGTACGGTTGGCGACTACAGCCTGATCGGCATCAACGCCGTCATCCTCAACGGCGCTAAGATCGGCAAGAACTGCATCATTGGCGCCAATTCGCTGATTGGCGAAGGCAAGGAAATTCCTGACGGTTCGCTGGTGATGGGCTCGCCGGGCAAGGTGGTGCGCGAACTGACCGAGCAACAGAAGAAGATGCTCGAAGCCAGCGCCGCGCACTATGTGCATAACTCACAGCGCTATGCGCGCGATCTGGTCGAGCAGGAAGAATGAATACGGTTGAGCGGCCGGTGGCCTCGCCCTGCGTGAATATTTGCGCGCTGGACGATGACGATATTTGCACCGGTTGCCAGCGCACGGTCGAGGAGATTACGCGCTGGAGCCGGATGACCAACGATGAGCGGCGGGTGGTGCTGGGGTTGTGTCATGAGCGGGCGAAGTCTAGTGGGCTGGTCTGGATGATCGGCAAAACGCCTGGGCAATAGCGATTTGATTGGCGTCATCGAAGGGCTGAAGTAACCTGTGCGCCAAATTGACAGGTCACGCCCATGATTTTCCTCATCGCTTACATCAGCAGTGTCGTGCTGATCAACTTCGCCTTCTCTACTGCGCCGCACCTGGACATCATCTGGTCGGCCTGGGGCGGGCTGGTGTTCGTGTTGCGCGACATGGTGCAGATCCGTTTCGGCCACGGCGCGATTGTAGCGATGCTGGCGGCGCTGGTGCTGTCCTATGTCACCTCCGATCCGTCGATTGCGATGGCCAGTGCCACGGCATTTGCAGTGTCCGAGTGCATCGACTGGCTGGTATTCAGCATCACCAGACGCCCGCTGCGTGACCGCTTGTGGATCAGCTCGGCGCTGAGCATTCCCCTTGATACCTTCATCTTCTTCGGCATGATCGACCTGCTGACACCGCCGGTGATCATCACCGCCCTGGCCTCGAAGTTCGCCGGTGTGACTGCGGTTTGGCTGATCATGGCCTGGCGCGAACGCAAACAGGCTGTCGCCGGCTGAAGCCAAACCCTCAGGTTCATGTAAAATGCCGCGCTTTCTCCCCATGGAAAGCGCGTCTGGCGTTGCTTTCCTCGATGATCCGCTTCTTTGAGGACCTGAGATGACCCGTATCGGAACTCCATTGTCGCCGACCGCGACCCGCGTATTGCTGTGTGGCTGTGGTGAGTTGGGCAAGGAAGTGGTGATCGAGCTGCAGCGCCTGGGCGTTGAAGTGATCGCCGTTGACCGTTACGCCAATGCGCCGGCCATGCAGGTTGCCCATCGCAGCCACGTGATCAACATGCTCGACGGCGCAGCCCTGCGTGCGGTGATCGAAGCCGAGAAGCCGCACTTCATCGTGCCGGAAATCGAAGCCATCGCCACCGCCACGCTGGTGGAGTTGGAGTCCGAAGGCTTCACCGTGATCCCGACCGCTCGCGCCGCTCAACTGACCATGAACCGCGAAGGCATCCGTCGTCTGGCAGCCGAAGAGCTGGACCTGCCGACTTCGCCGTACCACTTCGCCGACACCTTCGAGGACTACAGCAAAGCCGTTGAGGACCTGGGCTTCCCATGCGTTGTCAAACCGGTGATGAGCTCGTCGGGCAAGGGCCAGAGCCTGCTGCGCAGCGTCGATGACGTGCAGAAAGCCTGGGATTACGCGCAAGAGGGCGGTCGCGCCGGTAAAGGACGGGTGATCATCGAAGGCTTCATCGATTTCGACTACGAAATCACCCTGCTGACCGTTCGTCATATCGGCGGCACCACGTTCTGTGCGCCGGTCGGTCACCGTCAGGAGAAGGGCGACTACCAGGAGTCCTGGCAGCCACAAGCCATGAGCCCGATCGCACTGGCTGAATCCGAGCGCGTTGCCAAAGCGGTAACTGAAGCCTTGGGTGGCCGCGGCCTGTTCGGCGTCGAGCTGTTCATCAAGGGTGATCAGGTGTGGTTCAGCGAAGTGTCGCCGCGCCCGCATGACACCGGTCTGGTGACCCTGATTTCCCAGGACCTGTCGCAATTCGCCCTGCACGCGCGCGCAATCCTTGGCTTGCCTGTGCCGCTGATCCGTCAGTTCGGCCCATCGGCTTCGGCGGTGATTCTGGTGGAAGGTCAGTCGACCCAGACCGCATTCGCCAATCTCGGCGCTGCACTGAGCGAACCGGATACCGCGCTGCGTCTGTTCGGCAAGCCTGAGGTCAATGGCCAGCGTCGCATGGGCGTGGCCCTTGCGCGTGACGAGTCGATTGAAGCGGCTCGTGCCAAGGCGACCCGTGCTTCTCAGGCGGTCGTTGTGGAGCTGTAATCTCGCTATCTGATCGCTCCCGCCCGTGCGGGAGCGATCATTGCGCCTACGACACCTGATTCAGGTCGTTATGGCGCGTTTCCTTCAGGCACAGCACAGCGATCAAGCTGAGCGCTGCGGCCGCAGACACATACCCGCCTACGTAACTCAAACCACCCATCGCTACCAGTTTCTGCGCAAAGAACGGCGCCGCCGAGGCTCCAACGATGCCGCCGAGGTTGTAGGCCGCCGACGCGCCGGTATACCGGACGTGCGTCGGAAACAGTTCCGGCAGCAGTGCACCCATCGGGGCAAATGTCACGCCCATCAGGAACAGCTCTATGCACAGGAACAGTGCCACGCCCCAGGTCGAACCCTGAGTCAGTAACGGCTCCATCAGAAATCCGGAAAGAATTGCCAGTACACCGCCGACGATCAGCACCGGTTTGCGCCCGTAACGATCGCTGGCCCAGGCTGACAATGGCGTGGCGGCCGCCATGAACAACACCGCGAAGCACAGCAGCCCGAGGAATGTCTCGCGGCTGTAGCCCAGCGTCGACACGCCGTAGCTCAGGGAAAACACAGTCGAGATGTAGAACAGTGCATAGCAAACCACCATGGCGGCGGCCCCCAGCAGCGTCGGCGCCCAGTATTGGCTGAACAGCTCGACCAGCGGCACCTTCACCCGTTCTTGACGGGCGATGGCGTTGGCGAATACCGGGGTTTCATGCAACTTGAGGCGCACATACAGCCCGACCATCACCAGTACCGCACTGAGCAGGAACGGAATCCGCCAGCCCCAACTGCGAAACTGTTCATCATTGAGCGTCATGGCCAGGGTCAGGAACAGGCCGTTGGCCGCCAGAAAACCGATCGAAGGGCCCAGCTGCGGGAACATGCCGAACCAGGCTCGCTTGCCCTTCGGAGCGTTTTCGGTGGCCAGCAGCGCCGCGCCGCCCCACTCACCCCCCAATCCCAGGCCCTGGCCGAAGCGCAGCACACATAATAGGATCGGTGCCCATGCCCCGATGCTGTCGTAACCCGGCAGCACGCCGATCAGGGTGGTGCAGACGCCCATCAGCAAAAGCGAAGCCACCAGTGTCGATTTGCGTCCGATACGGTCACCGAAGTGGCCGAACAGTGCCGAGCCCAGCGGGCGAGCGAGGAAAGCGATACCGAAAGTGAGGAATGCCGAGAGCATCTGCGCCGTGCCGGATGTCTGCGGAAAGAACACCGGCCCGATCACCAGTGCAGCGGCGGTGGCGTAGACGTAGAAGTCGTAGAACTCGATGGCCGTGCCGATGAAGCTCGCCGTAGCCACGCGGGTGGCGGAGTTGGTCGGTTGGGCAGGCGCGGTGTCGCTATAAGCGGTACTGGTTGTCATGCGGTGATCCCTGACAGTCATGAGCTCCGTTGGAGCGAATTATTATGGTCGAACACCCAGGGATGTGGGATAGGGCGCGAGCGCTGTTTCAGGTAGGAACAGTCGTCGGTGTGATGCGGAAAGCGGCGATGAACTGGCCGGAACCTTTGGGGTGCGGGGTAAGCACGGGGTTCGGCGGGGCTTGGGTAAGCACCGCGATTATAGGAAGGTGGCTAACGATTGAACAAGGGGCGAGCTAGCGGACGGGCGTGAGCGCCGGTGCCGAGCTGGTGTGCCAGATGAGCACTTTGCTCACGCGGTTTTCCTCGGTTTCGAGGATCTCCAGGCGATAGCGCCCGATCTTCAGGCAGACCGCGCTTTCCGGAATGGTTTCCAGTGCTTCGGTCACCAGGCCGTTGAGAGTCCGGGGGCCGTCGCTGGGCAGGTGCCAACCCAGGCATTTGTTCAGCTCGCGGATCGAGGCGGCGCCGTCGATCACCATGCGGCCATCGGCTTGCGGGTGGATGTGCGGGTTGTCGAGACTGTGCTGGCTTTCGAATTCGCCGACGATTTCTTCGAGAATGTCCTCCAGCGTGACAATCCCCAGCACTTCGCCGTACTCGTCCACCACCATGCCCAGCCGACGCTGCTGCTTGTGGAAGTTCAGCAGTTGCAGCTGCAGAGGCGTGCTTTCCGGGACGAAATACGGCTCATAGCTGGCGGCGAGGAGCGCCTCGCGGGTCAGGGCGTGATTGTCCAGCAGGTGGCGGATCTGCCGGGTATTGAGAACGGCCTCGACCTGGTTGATGTCGCTGTGGAAAACCGGCAGGCGCGTGCGCTTGTTGTGGCGCAATTGCTCGATGATTTCTTCGATCGGGTCATCAAGATTGATGCCGTCGACATCACTGCGAGGCACCAGGATGTCGTTGACCGTGATGTTGTCCAGCGCATGGATGCCGGAAACGGGGTGCGGGCGAAGCGGGTGTTCCGGGTCGTCATGGCGATCGGCTGAGACGTCGTCTTCGCTCTGCTGTACGACCTGAGGTTTGCGCACCAGTGGACGCAACAGCAAACCACTGATGCTGCTCAGCAGCCATGCGAGCGGGTAGATCACTTTCAGCGGCACAGCCAGCAACGAATTGCCGAAGGACAGCACGGCGTCCGGATAACGTTGGGCGAGGGTGCGCGGGAAATAGTCGGCAAACACCAGCAAGACGGCGCCGGCACCCAGAGTGGCTGCCCATGGACCGTTTTCTTCACAGAGGAAAATCGCCAGCAACGTGGCAAGCACCACGGCGAGGGCGCGGCACAGGGTGTTGCACAGGATCAGGCTGTTGAGCGGGAAGCTCAGCTTTGCCAGTGGTTTGTCACTGGCACGCGACGCGGTGCGTTGCGCCAGCAGATGCTGTTGCGCGACTTCGATGGCGGTAAACAATCCCGACCAGAGAATCAGCAGGACAAATACCGCGAGCATCGGCCCTATGGGCAAACCGTCCATTTTTGCCGCCCGTCAGATGTGCAGGATGTATTCACGGACCAGTTTGCTGCCGAAATACGCCAACATCAGCAGGCAGAAACCGGCGAGGGTCCAGCGGATCGCTTTGTGGCCGCGCCAGCCCAGGCGGTTGCGGCCCCACAGCAGCACGCTGAACACGATCCAGGCAAGGCAAGCCAGCAGGGTCTTGTGCACGAGGTGCTGGGCAAACAGGTTCTCGACGAACAGCCAGCCGGAAATCAGCGACAGCGACAGCAGCGTCCAGCCTGCCCAGAGGAAGCCGAACAGCAGGCTTTCCATGGTTTGCAGCGGCGGGAAGTTCTTGATCAGCCCGGATGGGTGCTTGTTCTTGAGCTGGTGATCCTGCACCAGCAGCAGCAACGCCTGGAACACGGCGATGGTGAACATGCCGTAGGCGAGGATCGACAGCAGGATATGCGCGAGGATGCCCGGCTCTTCGTCGATGATCTGCACGGTACCGGTCGGCGCGAACTGCGCCAGCAATACGGTGATCGCACCCAGCGGGAACAGCAGGATCAGCAGGTTTTCCACCGGGATCCGAGAGCAGGCCAGCAGGGTCAGGGCGATGACCGCTGCGGCAATCAGGCTCGAAGCACTGAAGAAGTCCAGGCCCAGACCGATCGGTGTCAGCAGATGAGTCAGCAGGCTGGCACTGTGGGCCAGCACGGCGAACACGCCAAGCGTGACCAGCAGGCGCTTGTTGGCCTTGGCGCCAGTGGCCAGGCGGGTGCCCTGATAGAGGGTCGCAGCGGCATATAGAAGGGCGGCGGCGAGGGTGGTCAGCAAACTCGGTGACAAGGGGAGCATAAATCCTGTTAGGCAAGCCCGAAAGGCGCTGAGTTTGGCATAGAACCGCCATGGCACGAAAGACCGGCAAGCTGACAGCGAGGTGTCCGCCAGCCGCAGTCTTCGCTATAATCCGCGACCTGCCCACGCCGCAGGCTCGCCGAGCACATGTTGATTCCGGTCTGGGCCGCCATTATCCCGGTCTACACAGGGCCTGAAAGGATCGCGCAATGTTTGAAAACTTAACCGAACGTCTCTCGCAGACGCTGCGCCATGTCACCGGCAAGGCGAAGCTGACCGAAGACAACATCAAAGACACCCTGCGCGAAGTGCGCATGGCGTTGCTCGAAGCCGACGTCGCCCTGCCGGTGGTCAAGGACTTCGTCAACTCGGTCAAGGAGCGCGCTGTCGGCACCGAGGTGTCGCGCAGCCTGACGCCGGGTCAGGCGTTCGTGAAGATCGTCCAGGCCGAACTCGAAACCCTGATGGGCGCGGCCAACGAAGATTTGAACCTGAGTGCCGTGCCGCCAGCCGTCGTATTGATGGCCGGTCTGCAGGGGGCCGGTAAAACCACTACCGCCGGCAAGCTGGCGCGCTTCCTTAAAGAGCGCAAGAAGAAGTCGGTCATGGTCGTGTCGGCGGACGTCTATCGTCCTGCCGCTATCAAACAGCTGGAAACCCTGGCCAACGACATCGGCGTGACGTTCTTCCCGTCCGACCTGAGCCAGAAACCGGTCGACATCGCCAACGCGGCTATTAAAGAAGCAAAACTGAAATTCATCGACGTGGTCATCGTCGATACCGCCGGTCGTCTGCACATCGATGAAGAGATGATGGGCGAGATCAAGGCGCTGCACGCCGCGATCAACCCGGTCGAAACCCTGTTCGTGGTCGACGCCATGACCGGTCAGGACGCCGCCAACACGGCCAAGGCCTTTGGCGATGCACTGCCGCTGACCGGTGTGATCCTGACCAAGGTCGACGGTGACGCCCGTGGGGGTGCCGCGCTGTCCGTTCGTGCCATCACCGGCAAACCGATCAAGTTCATCGGTATGGGCGAGAAGACCGAGGCCCTCGATCCGTTCCACCCTGAGCGTATCGCTTCGCGAATCCTCGGCATGGGCGACGTGCTCAGCCTGATCGAACAGGCTGAAGCGACCCTCGACAAGGACAAGGCCGACAAGCTGGCCAAGAAGCTGAAGAAGGGCAAGGGCTTCGACCTCGAAGACTTCCGCGATCAGCTGCAACAGATGAAGAACATGGGCGGCCTCGGCGGCCTCATGGACAAGCTGCCGAGCATCGGTGGTGTGAACCTGTCGCAGATGGGCAATGCCCAGAACGCCGCAGAGAAGCAATTCAAACAGATGGAAGCCATCATCAACTCCATGACCCCGGCCGAGCGCCGCGACCCTGAGCTGATCAGCGGTTCGCGCAAGCGCCGGATCGCCATGGGTTCCGGCACCCAGGTGCAGGACATCGGTCGCTTGATCAAGCAGCACAAGCAGATGCAGAAGATGATGAAGAAATTCTCCGCCAAGGGCGGAATGGCGAAAATGATGCGCGGCATGGGCGGTATGTTGCCCGGCGGCGGCATGCCAAAGATGTAAAGCCTTCGCCGGTCGTCGCACCGGCGCAGACCCTGCAAGGACGCAGGATCAACAGCAAACCCGCATTCGGCGGGAGCTGACCGGCCGTTTTAAGCGACGGCTCTATATGCAAATCTGCACGGCCTGCCATAGGCGCCGGAAAAAGTCATTTGCAAAAGTCCGGATATTCCTTAGAATATGCGGCCTTTCGGGCACCCATGCCCGCTGTGCATTTAGATTTGCAGCACCGACTACAGGAACGATGTTCACATGCTAACAATCCGTCTTGCCCTTGGCGGCTCCAAAAAGCGCCCGTTTTACCACCTGACCGTAACCGACTCGCGTAACCCGCGTGACGGCTCCCACAAAGAACAGGTTGGTTTCTTCAACCCTGTTGCCCGTGGTCAGGAAATCCGTCTGTCCGTGAACCAAGAGCGCGTAGCCTACTGGCTGAGCGTTGGTGCACAGCCTTCTGAGCGTGTTGCTCAGTTGCTGAAGGAATCGGCTAAGGCTGCGGCCTGAGCAATATGAACGCGACGCCTGCTGTTGCCGATGATTTGATCGTTATTGGCAAAATTTATTCTGTTCACGGCGTTCGCGGCGAAGTGAAGGTTTATTCCTTTACTGATCCGACTGAAAACCTGTTGCAGTACAAAACCTGGACGCTCAAGCGCGAAGGCAATGTCAAACAGGTCGAGCTGGTCAGTGGACGCGGGAGCGACAAGTTCCTGGTCGCAAAGCTCAAGGGTCTTGATGATCGTGAAGAAGCTCGTCTTCTGGCCGGTTACGAGATCTGCGTGCCACGCAATCTGTTCGCTGAATTGACCGAAGGCGAGTACTACTGGTACCAGCTGGAGGGTCTGAAGGTCATCGATACGCTTGGGCAATTGCTCGGGAAAATCGATCATCTTCTGGAAACCGGCGCCAATGATGTAATGGTAGTCAAGCCTTGCGCTGGCAGCCTGGATGATCGCGAACGCCTGTTGCCCTATACGGAGCAATGCGTGTTGGCAGTCGACCTCGCAGCGGGCGAGATGAAGGTGGATTGGGACGCGGACTTCTAAGCGTGGCTAACTTGCGCGTAGAAGTGATCAGTTTGTTTCCCGAGATGTTTTCCGCCATCGGCGACTACGGCATCACCAGTCGAGCGGTCAAACAGGGGCTCTTGCAGCTGACCTGTTGGAATCCGCGGGATTACACGACGGATCGGCATCACACTGTGGACGATCGCCCGTTTGGCGGTGGTCCGGGCATGGTGATGAAGATCAAGCCCCTGGAAGATGCTCTGGTTCAGGCCAAGGCAGCAGCCGGGGAGGCGGCGAAGGTGATTTACCTGTCCCCCCAAGGCCGTCAACTGACTCAGTCGGCGGTACGCGAACTGGCTAAATCGGATGCATTGATCCTGATTGCCGGTCGCTATGAAGGCATTGACGAGCGTTTTATTGATGCTCATGTCGATGAAGAGTGGTCGATTGGTGACTATGTGTTGTCTGGCGGCGAGCTGCCGGCCATGGTCATGATCGATGCGGTTACACGACTGCTGCCCGGAGCTTTAGGGCATGCGGATTCCGCTGAGGAAGATTCCTTTACGGATGGTCTGCTGGATTGCCCGCACTACACCCGACCTGAGGTGTATGCGGATCAGCGTGTTCCCGACGTGTTGCTGAGTGGCAATCACGCGCATATCCGGCGTTGGCGTTTACAGCAGTCCCTCGGAAGGACCTATGAACGACGCGCCGATCTTCTGGAAAGCCGCTCGCTTTCTGGAGAAGAGAAGAAGCTGCTCGAGGAATACATCCGCGAGCGGGACGATAGTTAACAACGTATCGATGGTAGATCAGACGATTTACCTTAGGAGCACAGCATGACCAACAAAATCATCCTTGCACTCGAAGCAGAGCAGATGACCAAAG
This genomic window contains:
- the purT gene encoding formate-dependent phosphoribosylglycinamide formyltransferase; translated protein: MTRIGTPLSPTATRVLLCGCGELGKEVVIELQRLGVEVIAVDRYANAPAMQVAHRSHVINMLDGAALRAVIEAEKPHFIVPEIEAIATATLVELESEGFTVIPTARAAQLTMNREGIRRLAAEELDLPTSPYHFADTFEDYSKAVEDLGFPCVVKPVMSSSGKGQSLLRSVDDVQKAWDYAQEGGRAGKGRVIIEGFIDFDYEITLLTVRHIGGTTFCAPVGHRQEKGDYQESWQPQAMSPIALAESERVAKAVTEALGGRGLFGVELFIKGDQVWFSEVSPRPHDTGLVTLISQDLSQFALHARAILGLPVPLIRQFGPSASAVILVEGQSTQTAFANLGAALSEPDTALRLFGKPEVNGQRRMGVALARDESIEAARAKATRASQAVVVEL
- a CDS encoding preQ0 transporter, with the protein product MIFLIAYISSVVLINFAFSTAPHLDIIWSAWGGLVFVLRDMVQIRFGHGAIVAMLAALVLSYVTSDPSIAMASATAFAVSECIDWLVFSITRRPLRDRLWISSALSIPLDTFIFFGMIDLLTPPVIITALASKFAGVTAVWLIMAWRERKQAVAG
- a CDS encoding CoA pyrophosphatase; protein product: MLDELLHRVSNHTPRTLETDTRFPEAAVLVPITRSDEPELVLTLRASGLSTHGGEVAFPGGRRDPEDPDLTFTALREAEEEIGLPPGLVEVIGPLSPLISLHGIKVTPYVGVIPDFVEYQANDAEIAAVFSVPLEFFRKDPREHTHRIDYQGRSWYVPSYRYGEYKIWGLTAIMIVELINLLYDAKISLHQPPKSFINT
- a CDS encoding L,D-transpeptidase family protein, which translates into the protein MRWLLALFCLSFVTVSQASFVTTVTPSNTPLIEKILVLKSAHQLQLIADGKPLKSYRISLGKGAKKGPKLIEGDKRTPEGFYWIDWRKTSDKFNLSMHISYPNISDSARARREGVEPGGMIMIHGTPDSADNPENLFHTLDWTDGCIAMRNVDMREVWNLVPDGTMIEIRP
- the rpsP gene encoding 30S ribosomal protein S16; this encodes MLTIRLALGGSKKRPFYHLTVTDSRNPRDGSHKEQVGFFNPVARGQEIRLSVNQERVAYWLSVGAQPSERVAQLLKESAKAAA
- a CDS encoding MFS transporter; amino-acid sequence: MTTSTAYSDTAPAQPTNSATRVATASFIGTAIEFYDFYVYATAAALVIGPVFFPQTSGTAQMLSAFLTFGIAFLARPLGSALFGHFGDRIGRKSTLVASLLLMGVCTTLIGVLPGYDSIGAWAPILLCVLRFGQGLGLGGEWGGAALLATENAPKGKRAWFGMFPQLGPSIGFLAANGLFLTLAMTLNDEQFRSWGWRIPFLLSAVLVMVGLYVRLKLHETPVFANAIARQERVKVPLVELFSQYWAPTLLGAAAMVVCYALFYISTVFSLSYGVSTLGYSRETFLGLLCFAVLFMAAATPLSAWASDRYGRKPVLIVGGVLAILSGFLMEPLLTQGSTWGVALFLCIELFLMGVTFAPMGALLPELFPTHVRYTGASAAYNLGGIVGASAAPFFAQKLVAMGGLSYVGGYVSAAAALSLIAVLCLKETRHNDLNQVS
- the trmD gene encoding tRNA (guanosine(37)-N1)-methyltransferase TrmD gives rise to the protein MANLRVEVISLFPEMFSAIGDYGITSRAVKQGLLQLTCWNPRDYTTDRHHTVDDRPFGGGPGMVMKIKPLEDALVQAKAAAGEAAKVIYLSPQGRQLTQSAVRELAKSDALILIAGRYEGIDERFIDAHVDEEWSIGDYVLSGGELPAMVMIDAVTRLLPGALGHADSAEEDSFTDGLLDCPHYTRPEVYADQRVPDVLLSGNHAHIRRWRLQQSLGRTYERRADLLESRSLSGEEKKLLEEYIRERDDS
- a CDS encoding NUDIX hydrolase; protein product: MKFCSQCGNPVNQRIPEGDSRLRFVCDSCQTIHYQNPNIVAGCVATWGSKVLLCRRAIEPRLGYWTLPAGFMENGETIEQAAIRETAEEACARVRNLSIYTLIDVPHISQVHVFFRAELADLDFSAGPESLEVQLFDEAQIPWDELAFRTVGRTLECFFADRRAETYPVRSESIPPLAQPTIT
- a CDS encoding gamma carbonic anhydrase family protein; amino-acid sequence: MKYRLGDARVETHPQSWVAPNAVLVGKVRLEEGANVWFNAVLRGDNELILIGKNSNVQDGTVMHTDMGYPLTIGTGVTIGHNAMLHGCTVGDYSLIGINAVILNGAKIGKNCIIGANSLIGEGKEIPDGSLVMGSPGKVVRELTEQQKKMLEASAAHYVHNSQRYARDLVEQEE
- the ffh gene encoding signal recognition particle protein, whose product is MFENLTERLSQTLRHVTGKAKLTEDNIKDTLREVRMALLEADVALPVVKDFVNSVKERAVGTEVSRSLTPGQAFVKIVQAELETLMGAANEDLNLSAVPPAVVLMAGLQGAGKTTTAGKLARFLKERKKKSVMVVSADVYRPAAIKQLETLANDIGVTFFPSDLSQKPVDIANAAIKEAKLKFIDVVIVDTAGRLHIDEEMMGEIKALHAAINPVETLFVVDAMTGQDAANTAKAFGDALPLTGVILTKVDGDARGGAALSVRAITGKPIKFIGMGEKTEALDPFHPERIASRILGMGDVLSLIEQAEATLDKDKADKLAKKLKKGKGFDLEDFRDQLQQMKNMGGLGGLMDKLPSIGGVNLSQMGNAQNAAEKQFKQMEAIINSMTPAERRDPELISGSRKRRIAMGSGTQVQDIGRLIKQHKQMQKMMKKFSAKGGMAKMMRGMGGMLPGGGMPKM
- a CDS encoding inner membrane protein YpjD — encoded protein: MLPLSPSLLTTLAAALLYAAATLYQGTRLATGAKANKRLLVTLGVFAVLAHSASLLTHLLTPIGLGLDFFSASSLIAAAVIALTLLACSRIPVENLLILLFPLGAITVLLAQFAPTGTVQIIDEEPGILAHILLSILAYGMFTIAVFQALLLLVQDHQLKNKHPSGLIKNFPPLQTMESLLFGFLWAGWTLLSLSLISGWLFVENLFAQHLVHKTLLACLAWIVFSVLLWGRNRLGWRGHKAIRWTLAGFCLLMLAYFGSKLVREYILHI
- a CDS encoding DUF1289 domain-containing protein translates to MNTVERPVASPCVNICALDDDDICTGCQRTVEEITRWSRMTNDERRVVLGLCHERAKSSGLVWMIGKTPGQ
- the rimM gene encoding ribosome maturation factor RimM (Essential for efficient processing of 16S rRNA), which gives rise to MNATPAVADDLIVIGKIYSVHGVRGEVKVYSFTDPTENLLQYKTWTLKREGNVKQVELVSGRGSDKFLVAKLKGLDDREEARLLAGYEICVPRNLFAELTEGEYYWYQLEGLKVIDTLGQLLGKIDHLLETGANDVMVVKPCAGSLDDRERLLPYTEQCVLAVDLAAGEMKVDWDADF
- a CDS encoding transporter associated domain-containing protein; amino-acid sequence: MDGLPIGPMLAVFVLLILWSGLFTAIEVAQQHLLAQRTASRASDKPLAKLSFPLNSLILCNTLCRALAVVLATLLAIFLCEENGPWAATLGAGAVLLVFADYFPRTLAQRYPDAVLSFGNSLLAVPLKVIYPLAWLLSSISGLLLRPLVRKPQVVQQSEDDVSADRHDDPEHPLRPHPVSGIHALDNITVNDILVPRSDVDGINLDDPIEEIIEQLRHNKRTRLPVFHSDINQVEAVLNTRQIRHLLDNHALTREALLAASYEPYFVPESTPLQLQLLNFHKQQRRLGMVVDEYGEVLGIVTLEDILEEIVGEFESQHSLDNPHIHPQADGRMVIDGAASIRELNKCLGWHLPSDGPRTLNGLVTEALETIPESAVCLKIGRYRLEILETEENRVSKVLIWHTSSAPALTPVR